The genomic region GCAGATCCTGTTCTCTCAGCGTCCCAGCCATGCGCCACAGCTTAACAGCAGCACCCTCGTCCTTGGACGGGAGCGCCGGAAGCCGCTAATCAGATACGTCTGCGGATTATAAAAACACGCTATTCAAAGGGCGTGACGGGTTTCAGCGTCGCGGATTCCACTGTGGGGCGCAGTTCATTCGCTGCCAGGTGCTGTGAGGCGTCGCGCACCACGCCGAGCACGGAAAGGAGAATGATGAATAGACCTGAACCGCAACACCGCCAACCTTCCCGGCGCACCTTTCTTGAGTGGGTCGGGCTGGGCCTCCTGAGTTTGCCCGCCGCCAGTTCATTTCAAAACTCGGCGCTGGCCGCAGGACTCAAACCTACTCACTCAGCCGCCGTACCCAAAATTATGCTGATTCGCCACGCCGAAAAACCCAACGGTGACGGCAGCGGGCCGCTGGGCATCACCGCTGCGGGCCAGCCCGATTCAGAATCGCTGACGGTGCGCGGCTGGCAGCGGGCCGGAGCGCTGACACAACTGTTTAGCCAGCCCTCTCTCTTGGCCGACATCCATTACAGCGCCCTGTCACAGCCGACACGCCTCTTCGCCTCGGCGATTGGCAAGGGCAGCGCCAGCCAGCGGCCCGCCGAAACGCTGACGCCACTGGCAGAGCGCCTGGGCATCGCGCTTGAGCAGCCGTACCCCAAAACCCAGACCGATCTCCTCGGCCAGATGCTCGGCGCGGCGGCGCGGCAGGGCGGCGCTCAGGGGGCCGCCTTGGTGGCCTGGGAACATACCCTGATTCCCGAACTGGCGCGGGCCATCACCGGACAGCCCGATCTGATTCCGGCACATTCGATTCCAGCACAGTGGCCCGATGAGCGCTTTGATCTGATCTGGATGCTGAACTGGCAGGCGGGTAGCCAGCAGTTCAGCTTGACGCAGATCGATCAGCGGCTGTTGGCGGGCGACGCTGGCCTCTAAAGAAGTACCAGTGCTTCTCTATTTTGCGATTTTGGGCTCAACCTCTTGAGATACTGTCAACTATGCCAAGACCCATCACTTTGTTCACCGGCCAGTGGGCCGATTTGCCCCTTACCGAACTCGCGCCGCTGGCTAAGAAAATGGGTTTTGACGGCCTGGAGCTGGCTTGCTGGGGCGATCACTTTGACGTTCAGCGGGCCTTGAAAGAAGACGGTTATGTCCAGAACGTGCTCGATTTGCTTGCCCAGCACGGCCTCAAGGTGTATGCCATCGGCAACCATCTGGTCGGGCAGGCCATCTGCGACCCGATTGACGAGCGCCACAAGGCCATCGTGCCCGCCCACGTCTGGGGCGACGGTGAGACTGAGGGCGTGCGCCAGCGGGCCGCGCAGGAAATGATGGACACCGCCCGCGCCGCTCAAAAGTTGGGCGTCAGCGTGGTGACGGGTTTCACCGGCTCAAGTGTGTGGCACAGCATCTACGCCTTCCCGCCCACCGATCAAGCCTACTGGCAACGCGGCTTCGATGACTTTGCGGGGCGCTTCGGGCCAATTCTGGACGTGTTCGAGGAAGTCGGCGTCAACTTTGCCCTGGAAGTTCACCCCACCGAGATCGCCTTCGATACGGCCACGGCGGAGCGGGCGCTGGAAGCAGTCGGCCAGCACCCGCGCTTCGGCTTCAACTACGATCCCAGCCACCTCGCTTATCAGGGCGTGGATTACGTGGGCTTTTTGCGGCGCTTTCCCGAGCGGATTTACCACGCCCACATCAAAGACGTCTGGTGGAATCACGGCAGCGGCGAAGTGGGCGTGTTCGGTGGCCATACCACCTTTGGCGACTCTCGGCGCTTCTGGGACTTCCGCTCAGTGGGGCGCGGCGACGTGAACTTTGAAGCCATCATCGTGGCGCTGCACGACATCGGCTATGCGGGGCCGCTGAGCATCGAGTGGGAAGATGCCCGGATGGATAGGGTGTTTGGAGCCACCGAGAGCGCCGACTACACCCGTAAGCTGGATTTTCCCGCTTCGGACGTGGTGTTCGACGCGGCCTTTGCCAAGGATGAGGCGTGAGTGACTATCAACGCCCTTTAAGACTGGCGATGGTCGGCGGCGGCAAGGACGCCTTCATCGGCGCGGTTCACCGGCACGCGGCGGCGCTGGACGGGCGCTATCAGTTGGTGGCTGGAGCGCTCTCCAGCACGCCGGAGCGCTCCAAAGCCTCGGGCGCGGCGCTGGGACTACCCGCCGAGCGCAGTTACGGCACCTGGGAAGAATTGCTGGCGAGCGAAAAAGGGCGAGAAGACGGCGCGGAAGTTATCAGCATCGTGACGCCCAACCATATGCACTTTCCTGTGGCGCTGGCCGCCGTACAGGCCGGGTTTCACGTCATCTGCGACAAGCCGCTGGTGCATACGCTGGCACAGGCGCACGAACTTCAAGCGGCAGCCGAGCAGACCCAGAGCGTTTTTGCCGTGACTTATAACTACTCCGGCTATCCGCTGGTGCGCCAGGCCCGCGAGATGGTGCGCGGCGGGCAACTCGGCACGGTTCGCAAAGTGATTGCCGAGTACCATCAGGGCTGGCTGGCCGCCGGAAGCGAGGGCAAGCAGGCCGACTGGCGCACCGATCCCGCCCGCAGCGGTCCCGCCGGAGCGCTGGGCGACATCGGCACCCACGCCGAGCAACTCATCAGCTTCGTGACGGGCCTGGAGATGGCAGCAGTGGCCGCTGATTTGACCCACTTCGTCGCGGGCCGGGCGCTGGACGACGACGCCAGCATGCTGCTGCGTTTTGAGGGCGGCGCAAAGGGAATACTCACCGTTTCGCAGATTGAAATTGGCCGCGAAAATGACCTGCGCCTGTCCGTGTTTGGCACCAAAGGCAGCTTGAGCTGGCGGCAGGAAGACCCCAATATGCTGGTCTACGATCAGCTCGACGCGCCGCGCCAACTGCTGACACGCGGTGGGCCAGGGCTAGGCGCGGCGGCGACGGCAGCCACCCGCCTGCCTGCCGGACATCCCGAAGCCTTTATCGAGGCGTTTGCCAACATCTACAGCGACGTGGCGGACGACATCTGGGCGCGGCAGCGGGGCGAGAACATAGAAACGCTCTACCCGACCCTGCAAGACGGTGTGCAGGGCGTGGCCTTTGTCGAAAAGGTGCTGGAAAGTGCCGGGATGGATGGAATGTGGGCGAAGTTCTGAAGAGCTTAAAACCCCCGCCCCGCCCACAGCCCCGCACCGATCAACCCGGCGTCTGAGCCGAGTTCGGCGTGAACCACCTGCGGCTGATAGCGCTCTGGAAAATGGGCGAGGCTGTCTCGCACCCGCGCCAAATAACCACCTCGCAGGCCCACGCTGCCGCCCAGCGCCACTTTGGTAACGCCCAGCAGGGCGGCGATGTCTGCCACCTTCCAGGCGATTAGAGCTGCCGAGCGTCGGTACACGGCGTCGGCCTGTTCGTTGCCCGCTTCGGCGGCGGCGGCGAGGGCGCGGGCGTCGGCAAAGCCCAGCGCTTGAGCTTGCCCGCCCAGCGCCGTGCCGCTGGTTTCAAATTCCAGCGGCCCCAGTGGACCGAGGGGCGGCACCTCAGCGCCCGTTGCCCAGACAGCAGGCACGCTGACAAAGCCCAGTTCAGCGTCAAGGCCGTTGGCCGCCAGATGAAGCTGCCCGCCCAGAATCAGCCCCGCGCCGACGCCCGT from Deinococcus detaillensis harbors:
- a CDS encoding sugar phosphate isomerase/epimerase family protein, with the translated sequence MPRPITLFTGQWADLPLTELAPLAKKMGFDGLELACWGDHFDVQRALKEDGYVQNVLDLLAQHGLKVYAIGNHLVGQAICDPIDERHKAIVPAHVWGDGETEGVRQRAAQEMMDTARAAQKLGVSVVTGFTGSSVWHSIYAFPPTDQAYWQRGFDDFAGRFGPILDVFEEVGVNFALEVHPTEIAFDTATAERALEAVGQHPRFGFNYDPSHLAYQGVDYVGFLRRFPERIYHAHIKDVWWNHGSGEVGVFGGHTTFGDSRRFWDFRSVGRGDVNFEAIIVALHDIGYAGPLSIEWEDARMDRVFGATESADYTRKLDFPASDVVFDAAFAKDEA
- a CDS encoding Gfo/Idh/MocA family protein encodes the protein MSDYQRPLRLAMVGGGKDAFIGAVHRHAAALDGRYQLVAGALSSTPERSKASGAALGLPAERSYGTWEELLASEKGREDGAEVISIVTPNHMHFPVALAAVQAGFHVICDKPLVHTLAQAHELQAAAEQTQSVFAVTYNYSGYPLVRQAREMVRGGQLGTVRKVIAEYHQGWLAAGSEGKQADWRTDPARSGPAGALGDIGTHAEQLISFVTGLEMAAVAADLTHFVAGRALDDDASMLLRFEGGAKGILTVSQIEIGRENDLRLSVFGTKGSLSWRQEDPNMLVYDQLDAPRQLLTRGGPGLGAAATAATRLPAGHPEAFIEAFANIYSDVADDIWARQRGENIETLYPTLQDGVQGVAFVEKVLESAGMDGMWAKF
- a CDS encoding ROK family protein, with product MPSDSMPLLAVDIGGTSLRAALIVGERVIERREARTPKPSTPDAVMAAAFELATPLAGQAAAVGVACAGAVAAGRVTATAAHTFPGWTDIPLADTFASALNLPCSALNDARAAAWGEYAAGAGRGASEFMFITISTGVGAGLILGGQLHLAANGLDAELGFVSVPAVWATGAEVPPLGPLGPLEFETSGTALGGQAQALGFADARALAAAAEAGNEQADAVYRRSAALIAWKVADIAALLGVTKVALGGSVGLRGGYLARVRDSLAHFPERYQPQVVHAELGSDAGLIGAGLWAGRGF